From Solidesulfovibrio carbinoliphilus subsp. oakridgensis, the proteins below share one genomic window:
- the treS gene encoding maltose alpha-D-glucosyltransferase, with translation MSPMRFPGDDDPLWYKDAVIYEVHVKAFMDGNGDGIGDFAGLTSRLDYLANLGVDTLWLLPFYPSPLRDDGYDIADYYGIHPHYGTLRDFKDFLREAHDRGLKVITELVVNHTSDQHPWFKRSRVAPPGDPWRDYYVWSKTPDKYRQARIIFKDFEHSNWTFDQEAGAYYWHRFYSHQPDLNYDNPRVRKDITKVMDFWLSLGVDGLRLDAVPYLYERRGTNCENLPETHGFLKKLRAHVDTRFKNRMLLAEANQWPEDAVAYFGDGDECHMAYHFPIMPRIYMALMMEDRFPILDIMEQTPAIAPTCQWAMFLRNHDELTLEMVSDEERDYMYKVYATDRQARINLGIRRRLAPLMQGSRRRMELINFLLLSFPGTPIIYYGDEIGMGDNFHLGDRDGVRTPMQWSPDKNAGFSSANPQNLYLPAVIDPQYHYLAVNVENQEANLSSFLWWMRRMIALRRRLPVMGRGDMVFLNAENSKVLAFTRSYEGEVILVVVNLSRFSQMAAIDLAAFAGITPVDAFSGTRFPPVTAAPYVLPLSRHDYYWLRLARGEEQARDTASAAIPRLDLSLGLKSLLGPTQRKALAEEALPPYARRMGPAGPPLAGARRVVILDAVPVGPRGLTAWLLLLEIQTLTGESRVASFVLALATGEEAAAIERDSPRDVVAQVSHAGREGTLVTGFAMPGLRAWWPEAVFRKARLRGADGVLVALPEPGYARTPCRDGACPSSRMVREGQSNIGLEYNGELYFKFYGTLDGGPHPEAEMLRYLSGEGGFPQTPKLAGVVEYRPKGGGEAITVATVQEYVAGARQGLDFTLEHLERYFEQRRALPDRPQGPEEASGSGDGSPDMARSMAGMADEFYLEMARLLGRRTAQMHLALARGQGAFAPEPFTKLYQRSVYQAIRNRIRRATAQLARSLPSLPPEWREAGALAVGWETPSLQAIAGLLTASVETVKIRIHGELRLENLLFTGKDFLVVDFEGDPRRPVGERRLKRSALRDVASLFYSFYAAGEAGVGRHKEAHPEDAERAGGWAWPWAEAVSRAFFGAYAAEAGDSPILPGRREMLLLLKSFLLEEAYNALALALAMDGRPERIGAPLSCIRLVLELK, from the coding sequence ATGTCCCCCATGCGCTTCCCCGGTGACGACGATCCCCTCTGGTACAAGGATGCGGTCATCTACGAGGTCCACGTCAAGGCCTTCATGGACGGCAACGGCGACGGCATCGGCGACTTCGCGGGCCTGACCAGCCGGCTCGACTATCTGGCCAATCTCGGGGTCGACACGCTCTGGCTCCTGCCCTTTTATCCCTCGCCCCTGCGCGACGACGGCTACGACATCGCGGACTATTACGGCATCCATCCCCACTACGGGACGCTCCGCGATTTCAAGGATTTCCTGCGCGAGGCCCACGACCGGGGCCTCAAGGTCATAACGGAGCTGGTGGTCAACCACACCTCCGATCAGCACCCCTGGTTCAAGCGGTCCCGGGTGGCCCCCCCGGGCGACCCCTGGCGCGACTACTACGTCTGGAGCAAGACCCCGGACAAGTACCGCCAGGCCCGGATCATCTTCAAGGATTTCGAGCACTCCAACTGGACCTTCGACCAGGAGGCCGGGGCCTACTACTGGCACCGCTTCTATTCCCACCAGCCCGACCTCAACTACGACAATCCGCGCGTCAGAAAGGACATCACCAAGGTCATGGACTTCTGGCTGTCCCTCGGGGTCGACGGCCTGCGCCTGGACGCCGTGCCCTACCTCTACGAGCGCCGGGGCACCAACTGCGAAAACCTGCCCGAGACCCACGGCTTCCTGAAAAAGCTGCGGGCCCACGTGGACACCCGGTTCAAAAACCGCATGCTCCTGGCCGAGGCCAACCAATGGCCCGAGGACGCGGTGGCCTATTTCGGCGACGGCGACGAGTGCCACATGGCCTACCACTTCCCGATCATGCCCCGGATCTACATGGCGCTCATGATGGAGGACCGGTTTCCCATCCTCGACATCATGGAGCAGACCCCGGCCATTGCGCCGACCTGCCAGTGGGCCATGTTTCTGCGCAACCACGACGAGCTGACCCTCGAAATGGTCTCCGACGAGGAGCGCGACTACATGTACAAGGTCTACGCCACGGACCGGCAGGCGCGCATCAACCTCGGCATCCGCCGCCGCCTGGCCCCGCTCATGCAGGGGAGCCGCCGGCGCATGGAGCTTATAAACTTCCTGCTCCTGTCCTTTCCCGGCACGCCCATCATCTACTACGGCGACGAGATCGGCATGGGCGACAACTTCCACCTCGGCGACCGCGACGGCGTGCGCACGCCCATGCAGTGGAGTCCGGACAAGAACGCCGGCTTTTCGAGCGCCAATCCCCAAAACCTCTACCTGCCCGCGGTCATCGACCCCCAGTACCACTACCTGGCCGTCAACGTGGAGAACCAGGAGGCCAACCTGTCCTCCTTCTTGTGGTGGATGCGCCGGATGATCGCCCTGCGGCGTCGGCTGCCGGTCATGGGCCGCGGGGACATGGTTTTTTTGAACGCGGAGAACAGCAAGGTCCTGGCCTTCACCCGGTCCTACGAGGGCGAGGTCATCCTGGTGGTGGTCAACCTGTCGCGTTTTTCCCAGATGGCGGCCATCGATCTGGCCGCCTTTGCCGGCATCACGCCCGTGGACGCCTTTTCCGGCACCCGCTTCCCGCCCGTCACCGCCGCGCCCTATGTCCTGCCGCTGTCCCGGCACGACTACTACTGGCTGCGCCTGGCCCGGGGGGAGGAGCAGGCCCGGGACACGGCCTCGGCCGCCATCCCGCGCCTGGATCTCAGCCTGGGGCTCAAGAGCCTGCTCGGTCCGACCCAGCGCAAGGCCCTGGCCGAGGAGGCCCTGCCGCCCTACGCCCGGCGCATGGGCCCGGCCGGCCCGCCCCTGGCCGGGGCCAGACGGGTGGTCATCCTCGACGCCGTGCCCGTTGGGCCGCGCGGGCTGACCGCCTGGCTGCTGCTGCTTGAAATCCAGACCCTGACCGGCGAGAGCCGGGTCGCGTCCTTTGTCCTGGCCCTGGCCACGGGCGAGGAGGCGGCCGCCATCGAACGCGACAGCCCCCGGGACGTGGTGGCCCAGGTCTCCCACGCCGGCCGGGAGGGAACGCTGGTCACCGGCTTTGCCATGCCCGGGCTTCGGGCCTGGTGGCCGGAGGCGGTTTTCCGCAAGGCCCGGCTGCGCGGCGCCGACGGGGTGCTCGTCGCCCTGCCCGAGCCCGGCTACGCCCGGACCCCGTGCCGGGACGGGGCCTGTCCGTCGTCGCGGATGGTCCGGGAAGGGCAGAGCAACATCGGCCTGGAATATAACGGCGAACTCTACTTCAAGTTCTACGGCACCCTGGACGGCGGGCCCCACCCCGAGGCCGAGATGCTCCGCTACCTGTCCGGGGAGGGCGGCTTCCCCCAGACCCCGAAGCTGGCCGGGGTGGTCGAATACCGGCCCAAGGGCGGCGGGGAGGCCATCACCGTGGCCACGGTCCAGGAATACGTGGCCGGGGCCCGGCAGGGGCTCGACTTCACCCTCGAGCACCTGGAACGGTATTTCGAACAGCGCCGGGCCCTGCCCGACCGTCCCCAAGGGCCCGAAGAGGCGTCCGGCAGCGGGGACGGTTCCCCGGACATGGCCAGATCCATGGCCGGCATGGCCGACGAGTTCTACCTGGAGATGGCCAGGCTCCTCGGCCGGCGCACGGCCCAGATGCATCTGGCCCTGGCCCGGGGCCAGGGCGCCTTCGCGCCCGAGCCCTTCACCAAGCTCTACCAGCGGTCCGTCTACCAGGCCATCCGCAACCGCATCCGGCGGGCCACGGCCCAGCTCGCCCGTTCCCTGCCGTCCCTGCCCCCGGAATGGCGGGAGGCGGGTGCCTTGGCCGTGGGCTGGGAAACCCCGTCGCTCCAGGCCATCGCCGGCCTGCTGACGGCCTCGGTCGAAACGGTCAAGATCCGCATCCACGGCGAGTTGCGCCTGGAAAATCTGCTCTTTACGGGCAAGGACTTTCTGGTCGTGGATTTCGAGGGCGATCCCAGACGGCCGGTGGGGGAACGCCGGCTCAAGCGGTCGGCCCTTCGCGACGTGGCCTCCCTGTTCTATTCGTTCTACGCGGCCGGGGAAGCCGGGGTCGGCCGGCACAAGGAGGCCCATCCCGAGGATGCCGAGCGGGCCGGCGGCTGGGCCTGGCCGTGGGCCGAGGCGGTTTCCCGGGCCTTTTTCGGGGCCTATGCCGCCGAGGCCGGGGATTCGCCCATCCTGCCGGGCCGCCGGGAGATGCTGCTTCTGCTCAAGAGCTTCCTGCTGGAGGAGGCCTACAATGCCCTGGCCCTGGCCCTGGCCATGGACGGCCGGCCGGAACGGATCGGGGCCCCGCTCTCCTGCATCCGGCTGGTGCTGGAACTTAAGTGA
- a CDS encoding metallophosphoesterase family protein, with amino-acid sequence MTLPTKKARGLLCIPDPHVAGAPPMQRLESFMDDVLSKLAACLDEAAREDLVPVVLGDLFHWPRENPNTLMVALIELFRPHHPFVLVGNHDKYQARFTADTSLAVLRAAGVVEVLEAPGLFLRLETPTGTAVIGASPDGAPLPASVEKAADEESVWLTHHGIGFPDYLEQRIKIREIPGLDWVINGHMHRPQPTVTAGATRWANPGNITRLHFSRRSKERVPMAAIWRPGADDLERWPIPHRPFEEVFPDQEFPPEETAAPEVESRFLEGLARLAWRRTREGAGLREFLSANLNPENPETKIIWELYREVTHADE; translated from the coding sequence ATGACCCTGCCCACGAAAAAAGCCCGCGGGCTCCTTTGCATCCCCGATCCCCACGTGGCCGGGGCCCCGCCCATGCAGCGGCTCGAATCCTTCATGGACGACGTCCTCTCCAAGCTCGCCGCCTGCCTGGACGAGGCCGCCCGCGAGGACCTGGTGCCGGTCGTGCTCGGGGATCTCTTCCACTGGCCGCGCGAAAACCCCAACACGTTGATGGTGGCCCTGATCGAGCTCTTCCGGCCCCATCATCCGTTCGTCCTGGTCGGCAACCACGACAAATACCAGGCCCGGTTCACGGCCGACACCTCCCTGGCCGTCTTGCGGGCGGCCGGCGTGGTCGAGGTTCTGGAGGCGCCGGGCCTTTTCCTGCGCCTGGAGACGCCCACCGGCACGGCCGTCATTGGCGCGTCCCCGGACGGGGCGCCCCTGCCGGCCTCGGTCGAAAAGGCGGCGGACGAGGAGAGCGTCTGGCTGACCCACCACGGCATCGGCTTTCCCGACTACCTGGAGCAGCGGATCAAGATCCGGGAAATCCCGGGCCTCGACTGGGTCATAAACGGCCACATGCACCGGCCCCAACCGACCGTCACGGCCGGCGCCACGCGCTGGGCCAACCCCGGCAACATCACGCGCCTCCACTTCAGCCGGCGGTCCAAGGAGCGCGTCCCCATGGCGGCCATCTGGCGGCCCGGGGCCGACGATCTGGAACGGTGGCCCATCCCGCACCGGCCCTTCGAGGAAGTCTTCCCGGACCAGGAGTTCCCGCCCGAGGAGACGGCCGCGCCCGAGGTCGAATCCCGGTTTCTCGAAGGCCTGGCCCGCCTCGCCTGGCGACGCACCCGCGAGGGGGCCGGGCTGCGGGAATTTTTAAGCGCCAACTTGAACCCCGAAAACCCGGAAACGAAAATCATCTGGGAGCTTTACCGCGAGGTCACCCATGCCGACGAATGA
- a CDS encoding ComF family protein produces the protein MERRPPLFRRLARSLGRALLALGDRCQVCHGLLTGPAGAGSVCPACAARLAPRLGGHCPRCGELAEDPAAPPLVCPACLAGGRSWDGFAFHGRYEGLLRDLVLGFKFNGRLGQGRLLAGFLAEACLRAAARTGPGSMAGGPDVLVPVPLHPRRLAWRGFNQSLVLARHLSRALGRPVAPAGLARLRDTTPQSQLPGPRRLANILGAFAGSPAAVAGRRVLLVDDVMTTGATVDTAVRALLLAGAARVDVAVVAR, from the coding sequence GTGGAACGTAGGCCGCCCCTGTTCCGCCGCCTGGCCCGGAGCCTTGGGCGTGCCCTCCTGGCCCTGGGCGACCGCTGCCAGGTCTGCCACGGGCTTTTGACCGGCCCGGCCGGCGCCGGCTCCGTCTGTCCGGCCTGCGCCGCCCGGCTGGCCCCGCGCCTTGGCGGCCACTGCCCGCGGTGCGGCGAGCTGGCCGAAGACCCGGCCGCGCCGCCGCTGGTCTGTCCGGCCTGCCTGGCCGGCGGCCGGTCCTGGGACGGGTTCGCCTTCCACGGCCGCTACGAGGGGCTCCTTCGCGATCTGGTCCTCGGTTTCAAATTCAACGGCCGCCTGGGCCAGGGCCGGCTCCTGGCCGGGTTTCTGGCCGAAGCCTGCCTGCGGGCCGCGGCCCGGACCGGGCCGGGGTCCATGGCCGGCGGCCCGGACGTCCTTGTGCCGGTGCCGCTCCACCCCAGGCGCCTGGCCTGGCGCGGCTTCAACCAGAGCCTGGTCCTGGCCCGGCACCTGTCCCGGGCGCTCGGCCGGCCGGTGGCCCCGGCCGGCCTCGCCCGCCTGCGCGACACCACCCCCCAAAGCCAGCTGCCGGGCCCGAGACGCCTGGCCAACATCCTCGGGGCCTTTGCCGGCAGCCCGGCGGCGGTGGCCGGCCGGCGGGTGCTTCTGGTCGACGACGTCATGACCACGGGCGCGACCGTGGACACGGCCGTGCGGGCCTTGCTCCTGGCCGGGGCGGCCCGGGTCGACGTGGCCGTGGTGGCCCGGTAG
- a CDS encoding HPP family protein has product MQIADIMRTNVIKVRAEAPVGHVLIWYGGMAHIFRNTYVVDHCDRLLGVVTIHMLLSVIVPPPVIEQAKAGRLDGREELLDALRHNMAAISDTSVGSLMDADYPFAHPEDLFVMASELIVTKGITALPVIDPNGVLVGEISRRMILHFLVQNL; this is encoded by the coding sequence ATGCAAATAGCCGATATCATGCGAACAAACGTCATCAAGGTACGCGCCGAGGCTCCGGTCGGCCATGTGCTCATCTGGTACGGCGGCATGGCCCACATCTTTCGCAACACCTACGTGGTGGACCACTGCGACCGGCTGCTCGGCGTGGTCACCATCCACATGCTCCTGTCCGTCATCGTGCCGCCGCCGGTCATCGAACAGGCCAAGGCCGGCCGGCTCGACGGCCGCGAGGAACTCCTCGACGCCCTGCGCCACAACATGGCCGCCATCTCCGACACCAGCGTCGGCAGCCTCATGGACGCGGACTACCCCTTCGCCCACCCCGAAGACCTCTTCGTCATGGCCAGCGAACTGATCGTCACCAAGGGCATCACCGCCCTGCCGGTCATCGACCCCAACGGCGTCCTCGTCGGCGAAATCAGCCGGCGCATGATCCTCCACTTCCTGGTCCAAAACCTCTAA
- a CDS encoding MBL fold metallo-hydrolase yields MDIRTFPLGPLETNCHVAVVGTAAVAVDVGGDPAQVAQFLKEKGLALEAVLLTHLHCDHLYGVGTLAREFGAKAYGGAGDAFLLDTEVGAGGLMGLPLVPPFDWEPIAPGETTLLGQPCRVLATPGHSPGSLSYHFPEAGVVFVGDLLFYRSIGRTDFAGGDYDALIRSVATEIFALPPATLVYAGHGPATTVGDEKRHNPFFSEFAR; encoded by the coding sequence ATGGATATCCGGACTTTTCCCCTCGGCCCCCTGGAAACCAACTGCCATGTGGCGGTCGTTGGAACAGCGGCCGTGGCCGTGGACGTCGGCGGCGACCCGGCCCAGGTCGCGCAGTTTCTGAAGGAAAAAGGCCTGGCCCTCGAGGCCGTGCTCCTCACCCACCTCCACTGCGACCACCTCTACGGCGTCGGCACCCTGGCCCGGGAGTTCGGGGCCAAGGCCTACGGCGGCGCCGGGGACGCCTTCCTGCTCGACACCGAAGTCGGCGCGGGCGGGCTCATGGGCCTGCCGCTGGTGCCGCCCTTCGACTGGGAGCCGATCGCGCCCGGCGAAACCACGCTCCTCGGCCAGCCCTGCCGGGTCCTGGCCACGCCCGGCCATTCCCCGGGCAGCCTGTCCTATCACTTTCCCGAGGCCGGGGTGGTCTTTGTCGGGGACCTGCTTTTCTACCGCTCCATCGGCCGCACCGACTTCGCCGGCGGCGACTACGACGCGCTGATCCGGTCGGTGGCCACGGAAATCTTCGCCCTGCCGCCGGCCACCCTCGTCTATGCCGGCCACGGCCCGGCCACGACGGTCGGGGACGAGAAGCGCCACAACCCGTTTTTCTCGGAGTTCGCCCGGTGA
- a CDS encoding sensor histidine kinase — MSAALDQTCFAPAERAPFDEIDRQFTILTGHEIPAILNAIPVISMVLNRCRQVVFGNRKFVDAIGVPDIREALGKRPGEAFRCVHAAKTPGGCGTGEFCAHCGAVRSILLGLAGRENVQECNINREEGGKVEALDLRVSSSPFALDAEQFVIFSITDVSHEKRRRTLERIFFHDMLNTVGGLQGLMEFMAEEVEDDLRPDAQLIHRAMVQLTDEITYQKQLLAAETNELETNFAPLRSGDILEVVEATFQNGEQARGKRIEVHDGCDTVVFDSDPVLLRRVLGNMVKNALEATEPGGLVRMGCAAGPEAVEFWVQNSAVIPRSVRMRIFNRSFSTKGLGRGLGTYSIKLLTERYLGGSVALESGPETGTIFRVRLPRGNPS; from the coding sequence ATGTCCGCCGCCTTGGACCAGACTTGTTTCGCCCCGGCCGAACGGGCCCCCTTCGACGAGATCGACCGCCAGTTCACCATTCTGACCGGCCATGAAATACCGGCGATCCTGAACGCCATCCCGGTCATCTCCATGGTGCTCAACCGTTGCCGCCAGGTCGTGTTCGGCAACCGCAAGTTCGTGGACGCGATCGGCGTGCCGGACATCCGCGAGGCCCTTGGCAAGCGGCCGGGCGAGGCCTTTCGCTGCGTGCACGCGGCAAAGACCCCGGGCGGCTGCGGCACCGGGGAATTCTGCGCCCACTGCGGGGCCGTGCGTTCCATCCTGCTGGGCCTTGCCGGCCGGGAAAACGTCCAGGAGTGCAACATCAACCGCGAGGAAGGCGGCAAGGTCGAGGCGCTGGACCTGCGGGTCTCCTCCTCGCCCTTTGCCCTGGACGCCGAGCAGTTCGTCATCTTTTCCATCACCGACGTCAGCCACGAAAAGCGGCGTCGGACCCTGGAGCGGATCTTTTTCCACGACATGCTCAATACCGTTGGGGGCCTGCAAGGGCTCATGGAGTTCATGGCCGAGGAGGTTGAGGACGACCTGCGCCCCGACGCCCAGCTCATCCACCGGGCCATGGTCCAACTCACCGACGAGATCACCTACCAGAAGCAGCTCTTGGCCGCCGAGACCAACGAACTCGAGACCAACTTCGCGCCGCTTCGCTCCGGCGACATCCTGGAGGTGGTGGAAGCCACCTTCCAGAACGGCGAGCAGGCCCGGGGCAAGCGGATCGAGGTCCACGACGGCTGCGACACGGTGGTCTTCGACTCCGACCCGGTGCTCCTGCGCCGGGTGCTCGGCAACATGGTCAAAAACGCCCTGGAGGCCACGGAACCGGGCGGCCTCGTGCGCATGGGCTGCGCCGCCGGCCCGGAGGCGGTGGAATTCTGGGTGCAAAACAGCGCCGTCATCCCGCGCAGCGTGCGCATGCGGATTTTCAACCGGTCCTTTTCCACCAAGGGCCTCGGCCGGGGCCTTGGCACCTACAGCATCAAGCTCCTGACCGAGCGCTACCTCGGCGGCTCGGTGGCGCTCGAGTCCGGCCCCGAAACCGGCACCATCTTCCGGGTCAGGCTTCCCCGCGGCAACCCGTCCTGA
- a CDS encoding AAA family ATPase codes for MITRLTLLDFMAHARTVFDLAPGLNVLTGPNNTGKSAVVEALRCLARNPPPKHVIRHGATEARVTAETDDGTTVTWVRRPKYALYELTRPGAAAPEVFAKFGRTPPEAVLAVLGLGPVPIEGGDEVDVHIGNQREPVFLLNQPGSVLAGFFAASTEAAHLIGMQNRLTDRTKKAKAEKKRLEGRMAGLLAELDKLAPLPDLELRLGAATDLEAALAAGDRQAAGLAAVLAAGHGLRGRVAGLGRSRDALAALALPPELAPTAALAGAVSRQAALAVRLDRTVGRRQALASLTDPPALADTARLSSQSDGLARLRTDEARAAGRARALGPLAPPPALADLAGPADLARRLDEARRAAKRLAGRDRTLDKLAAPPETAPVAPLAALAGRLEAGRAAGHALARRNRTLAGLAPPPVPADVQPLAATLAALAEARQAVAAAEAAAAGSAASLAALAGRIEARLAELPACPLCGGELSAADFLGPGHRHATPGPGAGKTP; via the coding sequence ATGATCACACGGCTCACGCTTCTCGATTTCATGGCCCACGCCCGGACGGTCTTCGACCTGGCCCCGGGCCTAAACGTCCTCACCGGCCCGAACAACACCGGCAAGTCGGCCGTGGTCGAAGCCCTGCGCTGCCTGGCCAGAAATCCGCCGCCCAAACACGTCATCCGCCACGGCGCCACCGAGGCCCGGGTGACGGCCGAGACCGACGACGGCACCACCGTCACCTGGGTCCGCCGGCCGAAATACGCCCTTTACGAGCTGACGCGGCCGGGCGCGGCCGCACCGGAAGTGTTCGCCAAGTTCGGCCGCACCCCGCCCGAGGCGGTCCTGGCCGTGCTTGGCCTCGGACCCGTGCCCATCGAGGGCGGCGACGAGGTGGACGTCCACATCGGCAACCAGCGCGAGCCGGTCTTTCTGCTCAACCAGCCCGGTTCGGTCCTGGCCGGCTTTTTCGCGGCCTCGACCGAGGCGGCCCATCTGATTGGCATGCAAAATCGGCTGACCGACCGGACGAAAAAGGCCAAGGCCGAGAAAAAACGGCTGGAAGGACGCATGGCTGGCCTCCTGGCCGAGCTCGACAAACTTGCGCCGCTGCCGGACCTGGAACTGCGGCTCGGCGCGGCCACGGACCTGGAGGCGGCCCTGGCCGCCGGGGACCGGCAGGCGGCCGGCCTTGCCGCCGTGCTGGCGGCCGGGCACGGACTTCGCGGCCGCGTGGCCGGCCTTGGCCGCAGCCGGGACGCCCTGGCGGCGCTCGCCTTGCCGCCGGAATTGGCCCCGACCGCCGCCCTGGCTGGGGCCGTGTCCAGGCAAGCCGCCCTGGCCGTCCGGCTCGATCGGACCGTGGGCCGCCGGCAAGCCCTGGCGTCGCTCACCGACCCGCCGGCCCTGGCCGACACGGCCCGCCTTTCTTCCCAGTCGGACGGCCTCGCCCGCCTGCGCACAGACGAAGCCCGCGCGGCCGGCCGGGCCAGGGCCCTGGGTCCGCTCGCGCCGCCGCCGGCCCTGGCCGACCTGGCCGGGCCGGCCGATCTGGCCCGCCGCCTGGACGAGGCCCGGCGGGCGGCCAAACGGCTGGCCGGCCGCGACCGGACCCTGGACAAACTGGCTGCCCCGCCCGAAACGGCCCCGGTGGCACCGCTTGCCGCCCTGGCCGGACGCCTGGAAGCGGGCCGGGCCGCGGGACACGCCCTGGCCCGCCGGAACCGGACCCTGGCCGGGCTGGCCCCGCCGCCGGTTCCGGCCGACGTCCAGCCTCTGGCCGCGACCCTGGCCGCCCTGGCCGAGGCCCGGCAGGCCGTTGCCGCCGCCGAGGCGGCCGCCGCCGGAAGCGCCGCGTCCCTGGCCGCCCTGGCCGGGCGCATCGAGGCCCGATTGGCCGAACTCCCCGCCTGTCCCCTGTGCGGCGGGGAACTCTCCGCCGCCGATTTCCTCGGGCCCGGCCACCGCCACGCCACCCCCGGGCCCGGGGCCGGAAAGACGCCATGA
- a CDS encoding flavodoxin family protein, with protein sequence MTAGAGPGVVFLCGPRSGGNSDAAGLAFARGLARAGREAEIVRLRDHTVAPCRGCGACARPGHRCPLARPGDAAEALFEKLRATPVAAFAAPIYFYHVPALFKALIDRAQRHYEIRLAAEAAAPPVATPPARAAHVLLVAGRPRGERLFEGALLTLKYFLWPFHLRPAEPCLLRGLDAPGDLAADAGATARVEAYGEDAGRGT encoded by the coding sequence GTGACGGCCGGGGCCGGGCCGGGGGTGGTTTTTCTCTGCGGCCCGAGAAGCGGCGGCAATTCCGACGCCGCCGGCCTGGCCTTTGCCCGGGGACTGGCCCGGGCCGGGCGGGAGGCGGAGATCGTCCGGCTGCGCGACCACACGGTCGCCCCCTGCCGGGGCTGCGGGGCCTGCGCCCGGCCGGGCCACCGCTGTCCCCTGGCCCGGCCGGGCGACGCGGCCGAGGCCCTGTTCGAAAAGCTTCGGGCCACGCCCGTGGCGGCCTTTGCCGCGCCCATCTATTTCTACCACGTGCCGGCGCTCTTCAAGGCCCTGATCGACCGGGCCCAGCGCCACTACGAGATCCGGCTCGCCGCCGAGGCGGCCGCGCCGCCCGTGGCCACGCCGCCTGCCCGCGCCGCCCATGTCCTCCTCGTGGCCGGCCGTCCCCGGGGCGAGCGGCTTTTCGAGGGCGCCCTCTTGACCCTCAAATACTTCCTGTGGCCGTTTCACCTGCGCCCGGCGGAGCCCTGTCTCCTGCGCGGGCTGGACGCGCCCGGCGATCTCGCGGCCGACGCCGGGGCCACGGCCCGGGTCGAGGCCTACGGCGAGGACGCCGGCCGTGGAACGTAG